In Silene latifolia isolate original U9 population chromosome X, ASM4854445v1, whole genome shotgun sequence, the following proteins share a genomic window:
- the LOC141622017 gene encoding uncharacterized protein LOC141622017 has translation MDVTNCNTPIVVDEDWLKNIVTGPPYQLRELKLLETCDWHFGESSLTALLDGLFWSCHPDVLSIAMSFQTAELILDILKSKVECWKHPLKSIEVEGADLSTLLSRPSKLEIRCRLSWKSF, from the exons ATGGATGTGACTAATTGCAACACTCCG ATTGTGGTAGATGAAGACTGGCTGAAGAATATTGTTACTGGCCCACCATATCAACTCAGAGAGTTGAAGCTGCTTGAAACCTGCGACTGGCATTTTGGAGAATCTTCGCTTACTGCCCTTTTGGATGGTCTGTTTTGGAGCTGCCACCCTGATGTGTTATCCATAGCGATGAGTTTCCAGACTGCTGAG TTGATATTGGACATCCTGAAGAGCAAGGTGGAATGCTGGAAGCATCCGTTGAAAAGCATTGAAGTTGAGGGCGCAGACTTATCTACTTTACTCTCAAGACCATCTAAGCTTGAGATCAGGTGCAGACTGTCCTGGAAATCATTCTAG